One Lasioglossum baleicum chromosome 6, iyLasBale1, whole genome shotgun sequence genomic window carries:
- the Nc73ef gene encoding oxoglutarate dehydrogenase Nc73EF isoform X2: MYKARTVFSTLAPLAPRMCGPERFASWLVRSHPLTRTTQVMVNDPIRRYNSRAATEPFLNGTTSSYVEEMYNAWLQDPHSVHVSWDAFFRNSTAGAAPGLAYQAPPSLAPSHNQIPLGALLPLGGGSQLSQVPVNEKIIDDHLAVQAIIRSYQARGHLVADLDPLGIMQTDLIHTHYAARKGSPEQVLRQYMLEESDMDRIFKLPSTTFIGGKDKSLPLREILSRLENAYCGHIGVEFMFINSLEQCNWIRQKMETPGIMTMTHDERRLILARLTRATGFEAFLARKWSSEKRFGLEGCEILIPAMKQVIDKSTELGVESIVMGMPHRGRLNVLANVCRKPLSQIFTQFAALEAADDGSGDVKYHLGTYIERLNRVTNKNIRLAVVANPSHLEAVDPIVQGKTRAEQFYRGDGEGKKVMSILLHGDAAFCGQGIVFETMHLSDLPDYTTHGTIHIVVNNQIGFTTDPRHSRSSPYCTDVARVVNAPIFHVNSDDPEAVMHVCKVAAEWRATFHKDVVIDIVSYRRNGHNEIDEPMFTQPLMYRKIKSTPPALDKYAQSLISDGVVTEEEVKDVKDKYEKICEEAYTNARQETHIKYKDWLDSPWSGFFEGKDPLKASPTGIKEDTLVHIGKKFSSPPPNAAEFVIHRGIERILKSRMEMIEARTVDWALGEAMAFGSLLKEGIHVRLSGQDVERGTFSHRHHVLHHQSVDKATYRPLCYLYPDQAPYTVCNSSLSEFGVLGFELGYSMTNPNALVCWEAQFGDFNNTAQCIIDQFISSGQAKWVRQSGLVMLQPHGLEGMGPEHSSARLERFLQMSADDPDYFPPESEEFAVRQLHDINWIVANCSTPANYFHILRRQIALPFRKPLIMMTPKSLLRHPEAKSSFDLMTENTEFLRVIPEEGPAAQNPNGVKRVIFCSGKVYYDLKKARTEKQLDDKVAIARVEQISPFPYDLVKKESAKYPNAGLIWAQEEHKNQGGWTYVQPRFHTALNGTRSVTGGSASGKSDGSGGWFSGWFSSAKPTTTSTPEPQSIESVKPVQRTVRYVGRPTGASPATGSKMQHLKELKQLLDDSFDI, encoded by the exons ATGTATAAGGCAAGGACAGTATTTAGTACATTGGCCCCTTTGGCGCCACGCATGTGTGGGCCAGAAAGGTTCGCATCATGGTTGGTTCGAAGCCATCCCCTGACCAGGACCACACAGGTGATGGTGAACGATCCAATCAGGAGGTACAATAGCCGTGCAGCCACAGAACCTTTCCTAAATGGCACCACAAGTTCTTACGTAGAAGAAATGTACAATGCGTGGTTGCAAGATCCCCATAGTGTGCACGTG TCCTGGGATGCATTTTTTCGTAATAGCACTGCTGGAGCTGCACCAGGTCTCGCGTATCAAGCCCCACCATCTCTTGCTCCAAGCCATAATCAAATACCCTTAGGAGCATTATTACCTCTAGGTGGTGGGTCTCAATTGAGCCAAGTACCTGTTAACGAAAAGATAATCGACGATCACCTGGCTGTGCAAGCTATTATTCGATCATACCAG GCTCGAGGTCACTTAGTCGCTGATCTGGACCCACTGGGTATCATGCAAACAGACCTGATACACACACATTATGCAGCCCGCAAGGGGTCTCCAGAACAGGTTCTACGGCAATATATGCTTG AGGAGTCGGACATGGATCGCATTTTCAAGCTGCCGTCCACGACCTTTATCGGCGGCAAAGATAAATCGTTGCCACTCCGCGAGATCCTGAGCAGATTGGAAAACGCATACTGCGGCCACATCGGCGTGGAATTCATGTTCATCAACTCCTTGGAACAGTGCAACTGGATCCGTCAGAAAATGGAGACACCTGGCATCATGACGATGACTCACGACGAGAGGAGACTCATCTTGGCCAGATTAACTCGTGCCACTGG ATTCGAGGCTTTCCTCGCTCGCAAATGGTCATCAGAGAAACGGTTTGGACTTGAAGGCTGTGAAATCCTGATCCCAGCAATGAAGCAGGTGATCGACAAGTCCACTGAATTGGGTGTCGAGTCCATAGTGATGGGCATGCCTCATCGCGGTCGCTTGAACGTCCTCGCCAACGTTTGCCGCAAACCACTGAGCCAGATATTCACGCAATTTGCGGCTCTGGAAGCAGCTGATGAT GGTTCCGGTGATGTGAAATATCACTTGGGAACGTACATCGAGCGTTTGAACCGCGTGACGAACAAGAACATCCGTCTGGCCGTGGTTGCTAATCCTTCTCATTTGGAGGCTGTCGATCCGATCGTGCAGGGAAAGACTCGCGCTGAACAGTTCTACCGAGGTGATGGCGAAGGCAAGAAG GTGATGTCCATCCTGCTGCACGGTGACGCTGCGTTCTGTGGACAAGGAATCGTCTTCGAGACAATGCACTTGTCCGATTTGCCTGACTATACTACTCACGGTACGATCCACATAGTTGTCAACAACCAAATTGGATTCACCACCGATCCCAGGCACTCGCGGTCCTCACCGTACTGCACTG ACGTCGCAAGAGTAGTGAACGCTCCGATCTTCCACGTGAATTCCGACGATCCGGAAGCAGTGATGCATGTCTGCAAGGTCGCCGCCGAGTGGAGAGCAACCTTCCACAAAGACGTCGTAATAGACATCGTATCCTACAGGCGAAATGGCCACAATGAAATCGACGAACCGATGTTCACGCAACCACTGATGTACCGCAAGATCAAGAGTACCCCACCAGCTTTGGATAAGTACGCTCAATCGCTGATCAGCGACGGCGTTGTTACCGAGGAGGAAGTCAAG GACGTTAAAGATAAGTACGAGAAGATCTGCGAAGAAGCGTACACAAATGCTAGACAGGAGACCCATATCAAGTACAAGGACTGGTTGGATTCCCCGTGGTCTGGCTTCTTCGAGGGCAAGGACCCGTTGAAAGCATCTCCCACCGGCATCAAGGAGGACACTCTGGTCCACATTGGCAAGAAATTCTCTTCCCCGCCTCCGAACGCTGCTGAATTTGTTATCCACAGAG GTATCGAACGTATTCTGAAATCACGTATGGAAATGATCGAGGCAAGAACCGTTGACTGGGCTCTCGGAGAGGCTATGGCCTTCGGTTCCCTCTTGAAGGAAGGTATCCACGTTAGACTGTCAGGACAAGATGTGGAGAGAGGAACTTTCTCGCACAGACATCATGTGCTTCACCATCAATCGGTGGATAAGGCTACTTACAGGCCGCTGTGCTACCTCTACCCCGACCAGGCTCCATATACTGTTTGCAACAGCTCGTTATCTGAATTCGGTGTACTTG GATTTGAATTAGGATACTCCATGACGAACCCTAACGCGTTGGTGTGCTGGGAGGCTCAGTTCGGCGACTTCAACAACACGGCACAGTGCATAATCGATCAGTTCATTAGCAGTGGTCAAGCGAAATGGGTCCGTCAATCTGGTCTTGTTATGCTGCAGCCTCATGGGCTTGAAGGAATG GGTCCAGAACATTCGAGTGCTCGGTTGGAACGATTCCTCCAAATGTCCGCGGACGACCCAGATTATTTCCCACCGGAAAGTGAAGAGTTTGCTGTGCGCCAGTTGCACGACATCAACTGGATCGTCGCTAATTGCAGCACACCGGCGAACTACTTCCACATTCTGAGAAGGCAGATCGCATTGCCATTCAGGAAACCGTTGATCATGATGACGCCGAAGTCGTTGCTTCGCCACCCAGAAGCGAAGTCCAGCTTCGATCTGATGACCGAAAACACGGAATTCCTCAGAGTAATACCGGAAGAAGGACCAGCTGCTCAAAATCCCAATGGCGTTAAGAGAGTGATATTCTGCTCCGGCAAAGTCTACTACGACCTGAAAAAGGCGCGCACGGAGAAGCAACTCGACGACAAAGTCGCTATCGCAAGAGTCGAACAG ATCTCGCCCTTCCCGTACGACTTAGTGAAGAAGGAGTCTGCCAAGTATCCCAATGCAGGGTTGATCTGGGCCCAGGAAGAACACAAAAACCAAGGTGGATGGACGTACGTCCAGCCCAGATTCCACACAGCTCTGAACGGAACCCGTTCTGTAAC CGGCGGAAGTGCGTCGGGCAAGAGTGACGGTAGCGGAGGGTGGTTTAGTGGTTGGTTTTCGTCGGCTAAACCAACGACGACAAGCACACCCGAGCCGCAGTCGATAGAATCTGTAAAACCGGTACAGAGAACTGTGAG ATACGTCGGTCGCCCAACGGGAGCTTCGCCAGCGACGGGAAGCAAAATGCAGCACCTGAAGGAGCTGAAACAGCTACTGGACGACTCTTTCGATATCTAA
- the Nc73ef gene encoding oxoglutarate dehydrogenase Nc73EF isoform X3: MYKARTVFSTLAPLAPRMCGPERFASWLVRSHPLTRTTQVMVNDPIRRYNSRAATEPFLNGTTSSYVEEMYNAWLQDPHSVHVSWDAFFRNSTAGAAPGLAYQAPPSLAPSHNQIPLGALLPLGGGSQLSQVPVNEKIIDDHLAVQAIIRSYQIRGHHIAKLDPLGINSADLDDRHPQELLYNYYSFEESDMDRIFKLPSTTFIGGKDKSLPLREILSRLENAYCGHIGVEFMFINSLEQCNWIRQKMETPGIMTMTHDERRLILARLTRATGFEAFLARKWSSEKRFGLEGCEILIPAMKQVIDKSTELGVESIVMGMPHRGRLNVLANVCRKPLSQIFTQFAALEAADDGSGDVKYHLGTYIERLNRVTNKNIRLAVVANPSHLEAVDPIVQGKTRAEQFYRGDGEGKKVMSILLHGDAAFCGQGIVFETMHLSDLPDYTTHGTIHIVVNNQIGFTTDPRHSRSSPYCTDVARVVNAPIFHVNSDDPEAVMHVCKVAAEWRATFHKDVVIDIVSYRRNGHNEIDEPMFTQPLMYRKIKSTPPALDKYAQSLISDGVVTEEEVKDVKDKYEKICEEAYTNARQETHIKYKDWLDSPWSGFFEGKDPLKASPTGIKEDTLVHIGKKFSSPPPNAAEFVIHRGIERILKSRMEMIEARTVDWALGEAMAFGSLLKEGIHVRLSGQDVERGTFSHRHHVLHHQSVDKATYRPLCYLYPDQAPYTVCNSSLSEFGVLGFELGYSMTNPNALVCWEAQFGDFNNTAQCIIDQFISSGQAKWVRQSGLVMLQPHGLEGMGPEHSSARLERFLQMSADDPDYFPPESEEFAVRQLHDINWIVANCSTPANYFHILRRQIALPFRKPLIMMTPKSLLRHPEAKSSFDLMTENTEFLRVIPEEGPAAQNPNGVKRVIFCSGKVYYDLKKARTEKQLDDKVAIARVEQISPFPYDLVKKESAKYPNAGLIWAQEEHKNQGGWTYVQPRFHTALNGTRSVTGGSASGKSDGSGGWFSGWFSSAKPTTTSTPEPQSIESVKPVQRTVRYVGRPTGASPATGSKMQHLKELKQLLDDSFDI, translated from the exons ATGTATAAGGCAAGGACAGTATTTAGTACATTGGCCCCTTTGGCGCCACGCATGTGTGGGCCAGAAAGGTTCGCATCATGGTTGGTTCGAAGCCATCCCCTGACCAGGACCACACAGGTGATGGTGAACGATCCAATCAGGAGGTACAATAGCCGTGCAGCCACAGAACCTTTCCTAAATGGCACCACAAGTTCTTACGTAGAAGAAATGTACAATGCGTGGTTGCAAGATCCCCATAGTGTGCACGTG TCCTGGGATGCATTTTTTCGTAATAGCACTGCTGGAGCTGCACCAGGTCTCGCGTATCAAGCCCCACCATCTCTTGCTCCAAGCCATAATCAAATACCCTTAGGAGCATTATTACCTCTAGGTGGTGGGTCTCAATTGAGCCAAGTACCTGTTAACGAAAAGATAATCGACGATCACCTGGCTGTGCAAGCTATTATTCGATCATACCAG ATCCGTGGCCATCATATCGCTAAATTGGATCCACTCGGCATCAACAGCGCTGATCTTGATGATAGACACCCACAAGAGTTGCTctataattattattcattcg AGGAGTCGGACATGGATCGCATTTTCAAGCTGCCGTCCACGACCTTTATCGGCGGCAAAGATAAATCGTTGCCACTCCGCGAGATCCTGAGCAGATTGGAAAACGCATACTGCGGCCACATCGGCGTGGAATTCATGTTCATCAACTCCTTGGAACAGTGCAACTGGATCCGTCAGAAAATGGAGACACCTGGCATCATGACGATGACTCACGACGAGAGGAGACTCATCTTGGCCAGATTAACTCGTGCCACTGG ATTCGAGGCTTTCCTCGCTCGCAAATGGTCATCAGAGAAACGGTTTGGACTTGAAGGCTGTGAAATCCTGATCCCAGCAATGAAGCAGGTGATCGACAAGTCCACTGAATTGGGTGTCGAGTCCATAGTGATGGGCATGCCTCATCGCGGTCGCTTGAACGTCCTCGCCAACGTTTGCCGCAAACCACTGAGCCAGATATTCACGCAATTTGCGGCTCTGGAAGCAGCTGATGAT GGTTCCGGTGATGTGAAATATCACTTGGGAACGTACATCGAGCGTTTGAACCGCGTGACGAACAAGAACATCCGTCTGGCCGTGGTTGCTAATCCTTCTCATTTGGAGGCTGTCGATCCGATCGTGCAGGGAAAGACTCGCGCTGAACAGTTCTACCGAGGTGATGGCGAAGGCAAGAAG GTGATGTCCATCCTGCTGCACGGTGACGCTGCGTTCTGTGGACAAGGAATCGTCTTCGAGACAATGCACTTGTCCGATTTGCCTGACTATACTACTCACGGTACGATCCACATAGTTGTCAACAACCAAATTGGATTCACCACCGATCCCAGGCACTCGCGGTCCTCACCGTACTGCACTG ACGTCGCAAGAGTAGTGAACGCTCCGATCTTCCACGTGAATTCCGACGATCCGGAAGCAGTGATGCATGTCTGCAAGGTCGCCGCCGAGTGGAGAGCAACCTTCCACAAAGACGTCGTAATAGACATCGTATCCTACAGGCGAAATGGCCACAATGAAATCGACGAACCGATGTTCACGCAACCACTGATGTACCGCAAGATCAAGAGTACCCCACCAGCTTTGGATAAGTACGCTCAATCGCTGATCAGCGACGGCGTTGTTACCGAGGAGGAAGTCAAG GACGTTAAAGATAAGTACGAGAAGATCTGCGAAGAAGCGTACACAAATGCTAGACAGGAGACCCATATCAAGTACAAGGACTGGTTGGATTCCCCGTGGTCTGGCTTCTTCGAGGGCAAGGACCCGTTGAAAGCATCTCCCACCGGCATCAAGGAGGACACTCTGGTCCACATTGGCAAGAAATTCTCTTCCCCGCCTCCGAACGCTGCTGAATTTGTTATCCACAGAG GTATCGAACGTATTCTGAAATCACGTATGGAAATGATCGAGGCAAGAACCGTTGACTGGGCTCTCGGAGAGGCTATGGCCTTCGGTTCCCTCTTGAAGGAAGGTATCCACGTTAGACTGTCAGGACAAGATGTGGAGAGAGGAACTTTCTCGCACAGACATCATGTGCTTCACCATCAATCGGTGGATAAGGCTACTTACAGGCCGCTGTGCTACCTCTACCCCGACCAGGCTCCATATACTGTTTGCAACAGCTCGTTATCTGAATTCGGTGTACTTG GATTTGAATTAGGATACTCCATGACGAACCCTAACGCGTTGGTGTGCTGGGAGGCTCAGTTCGGCGACTTCAACAACACGGCACAGTGCATAATCGATCAGTTCATTAGCAGTGGTCAAGCGAAATGGGTCCGTCAATCTGGTCTTGTTATGCTGCAGCCTCATGGGCTTGAAGGAATG GGTCCAGAACATTCGAGTGCTCGGTTGGAACGATTCCTCCAAATGTCCGCGGACGACCCAGATTATTTCCCACCGGAAAGTGAAGAGTTTGCTGTGCGCCAGTTGCACGACATCAACTGGATCGTCGCTAATTGCAGCACACCGGCGAACTACTTCCACATTCTGAGAAGGCAGATCGCATTGCCATTCAGGAAACCGTTGATCATGATGACGCCGAAGTCGTTGCTTCGCCACCCAGAAGCGAAGTCCAGCTTCGATCTGATGACCGAAAACACGGAATTCCTCAGAGTAATACCGGAAGAAGGACCAGCTGCTCAAAATCCCAATGGCGTTAAGAGAGTGATATTCTGCTCCGGCAAAGTCTACTACGACCTGAAAAAGGCGCGCACGGAGAAGCAACTCGACGACAAAGTCGCTATCGCAAGAGTCGAACAG ATCTCGCCCTTCCCGTACGACTTAGTGAAGAAGGAGTCTGCCAAGTATCCCAATGCAGGGTTGATCTGGGCCCAGGAAGAACACAAAAACCAAGGTGGATGGACGTACGTCCAGCCCAGATTCCACACAGCTCTGAACGGAACCCGTTCTGTAAC CGGCGGAAGTGCGTCGGGCAAGAGTGACGGTAGCGGAGGGTGGTTTAGTGGTTGGTTTTCGTCGGCTAAACCAACGACGACAAGCACACCCGAGCCGCAGTCGATAGAATCTGTAAAACCGGTACAGAGAACTGTGAG ATACGTCGGTCGCCCAACGGGAGCTTCGCCAGCGACGGGAAGCAAAATGCAGCACCTGAAGGAGCTGAAACAGCTACTGGACGACTCTTTCGATATCTAA
- the Nc73ef gene encoding oxoglutarate dehydrogenase Nc73EF isoform X1, with product MYKARTVFSTLAPLAPRMCGPERFASWLVRSHPLTRTTQVMVNDPIRRYNSRAATEPFLNGTTSSYVEEMYNAWLQDPHSVHVSWDAFFRNSTAGAAPGLAYQAPPSLAPSHNQIPLGALLPLGGGSQLSQVPVNEKIIDDHLAVQAIIRSYQIRGHHIAKLDPLGINSADLDDRHPQELLYNYYSFGKRARTTYSQELQYRVAALTKKESDMDRIFKLPSTTFIGGKDKSLPLREILSRLENAYCGHIGVEFMFINSLEQCNWIRQKMETPGIMTMTHDERRLILARLTRATGFEAFLARKWSSEKRFGLEGCEILIPAMKQVIDKSTELGVESIVMGMPHRGRLNVLANVCRKPLSQIFTQFAALEAADDGSGDVKYHLGTYIERLNRVTNKNIRLAVVANPSHLEAVDPIVQGKTRAEQFYRGDGEGKKVMSILLHGDAAFCGQGIVFETMHLSDLPDYTTHGTIHIVVNNQIGFTTDPRHSRSSPYCTDVARVVNAPIFHVNSDDPEAVMHVCKVAAEWRATFHKDVVIDIVSYRRNGHNEIDEPMFTQPLMYRKIKSTPPALDKYAQSLISDGVVTEEEVKDVKDKYEKICEEAYTNARQETHIKYKDWLDSPWSGFFEGKDPLKASPTGIKEDTLVHIGKKFSSPPPNAAEFVIHRGIERILKSRMEMIEARTVDWALGEAMAFGSLLKEGIHVRLSGQDVERGTFSHRHHVLHHQSVDKATYRPLCYLYPDQAPYTVCNSSLSEFGVLGFELGYSMTNPNALVCWEAQFGDFNNTAQCIIDQFISSGQAKWVRQSGLVMLQPHGLEGMGPEHSSARLERFLQMSADDPDYFPPESEEFAVRQLHDINWIVANCSTPANYFHILRRQIALPFRKPLIMMTPKSLLRHPEAKSSFDLMTENTEFLRVIPEEGPAAQNPNGVKRVIFCSGKVYYDLKKARTEKQLDDKVAIARVEQISPFPYDLVKKESAKYPNAGLIWAQEEHKNQGGWTYVQPRFHTALNGTRSVTGGSASGKSDGSGGWFSGWFSSAKPTTTSTPEPQSIESVKPVQRTVRYVGRPTGASPATGSKMQHLKELKQLLDDSFDI from the exons ATGTATAAGGCAAGGACAGTATTTAGTACATTGGCCCCTTTGGCGCCACGCATGTGTGGGCCAGAAAGGTTCGCATCATGGTTGGTTCGAAGCCATCCCCTGACCAGGACCACACAGGTGATGGTGAACGATCCAATCAGGAGGTACAATAGCCGTGCAGCCACAGAACCTTTCCTAAATGGCACCACAAGTTCTTACGTAGAAGAAATGTACAATGCGTGGTTGCAAGATCCCCATAGTGTGCACGTG TCCTGGGATGCATTTTTTCGTAATAGCACTGCTGGAGCTGCACCAGGTCTCGCGTATCAAGCCCCACCATCTCTTGCTCCAAGCCATAATCAAATACCCTTAGGAGCATTATTACCTCTAGGTGGTGGGTCTCAATTGAGCCAAGTACCTGTTAACGAAAAGATAATCGACGATCACCTGGCTGTGCAAGCTATTATTCGATCATACCAG ATCCGTGGCCATCATATCGCTAAATTGGATCCACTCGGCATCAACAGCGCTGATCTTGATGATAGACACCCACAAGAGTTGCTctataattattattcattcg GGAAGAGAGCTCGTACTACTTACTCTCAGGAACTACAATACCGAGTAGCTGCACTTACGAAAA AGGAGTCGGACATGGATCGCATTTTCAAGCTGCCGTCCACGACCTTTATCGGCGGCAAAGATAAATCGTTGCCACTCCGCGAGATCCTGAGCAGATTGGAAAACGCATACTGCGGCCACATCGGCGTGGAATTCATGTTCATCAACTCCTTGGAACAGTGCAACTGGATCCGTCAGAAAATGGAGACACCTGGCATCATGACGATGACTCACGACGAGAGGAGACTCATCTTGGCCAGATTAACTCGTGCCACTGG ATTCGAGGCTTTCCTCGCTCGCAAATGGTCATCAGAGAAACGGTTTGGACTTGAAGGCTGTGAAATCCTGATCCCAGCAATGAAGCAGGTGATCGACAAGTCCACTGAATTGGGTGTCGAGTCCATAGTGATGGGCATGCCTCATCGCGGTCGCTTGAACGTCCTCGCCAACGTTTGCCGCAAACCACTGAGCCAGATATTCACGCAATTTGCGGCTCTGGAAGCAGCTGATGAT GGTTCCGGTGATGTGAAATATCACTTGGGAACGTACATCGAGCGTTTGAACCGCGTGACGAACAAGAACATCCGTCTGGCCGTGGTTGCTAATCCTTCTCATTTGGAGGCTGTCGATCCGATCGTGCAGGGAAAGACTCGCGCTGAACAGTTCTACCGAGGTGATGGCGAAGGCAAGAAG GTGATGTCCATCCTGCTGCACGGTGACGCTGCGTTCTGTGGACAAGGAATCGTCTTCGAGACAATGCACTTGTCCGATTTGCCTGACTATACTACTCACGGTACGATCCACATAGTTGTCAACAACCAAATTGGATTCACCACCGATCCCAGGCACTCGCGGTCCTCACCGTACTGCACTG ACGTCGCAAGAGTAGTGAACGCTCCGATCTTCCACGTGAATTCCGACGATCCGGAAGCAGTGATGCATGTCTGCAAGGTCGCCGCCGAGTGGAGAGCAACCTTCCACAAAGACGTCGTAATAGACATCGTATCCTACAGGCGAAATGGCCACAATGAAATCGACGAACCGATGTTCACGCAACCACTGATGTACCGCAAGATCAAGAGTACCCCACCAGCTTTGGATAAGTACGCTCAATCGCTGATCAGCGACGGCGTTGTTACCGAGGAGGAAGTCAAG GACGTTAAAGATAAGTACGAGAAGATCTGCGAAGAAGCGTACACAAATGCTAGACAGGAGACCCATATCAAGTACAAGGACTGGTTGGATTCCCCGTGGTCTGGCTTCTTCGAGGGCAAGGACCCGTTGAAAGCATCTCCCACCGGCATCAAGGAGGACACTCTGGTCCACATTGGCAAGAAATTCTCTTCCCCGCCTCCGAACGCTGCTGAATTTGTTATCCACAGAG GTATCGAACGTATTCTGAAATCACGTATGGAAATGATCGAGGCAAGAACCGTTGACTGGGCTCTCGGAGAGGCTATGGCCTTCGGTTCCCTCTTGAAGGAAGGTATCCACGTTAGACTGTCAGGACAAGATGTGGAGAGAGGAACTTTCTCGCACAGACATCATGTGCTTCACCATCAATCGGTGGATAAGGCTACTTACAGGCCGCTGTGCTACCTCTACCCCGACCAGGCTCCATATACTGTTTGCAACAGCTCGTTATCTGAATTCGGTGTACTTG GATTTGAATTAGGATACTCCATGACGAACCCTAACGCGTTGGTGTGCTGGGAGGCTCAGTTCGGCGACTTCAACAACACGGCACAGTGCATAATCGATCAGTTCATTAGCAGTGGTCAAGCGAAATGGGTCCGTCAATCTGGTCTTGTTATGCTGCAGCCTCATGGGCTTGAAGGAATG GGTCCAGAACATTCGAGTGCTCGGTTGGAACGATTCCTCCAAATGTCCGCGGACGACCCAGATTATTTCCCACCGGAAAGTGAAGAGTTTGCTGTGCGCCAGTTGCACGACATCAACTGGATCGTCGCTAATTGCAGCACACCGGCGAACTACTTCCACATTCTGAGAAGGCAGATCGCATTGCCATTCAGGAAACCGTTGATCATGATGACGCCGAAGTCGTTGCTTCGCCACCCAGAAGCGAAGTCCAGCTTCGATCTGATGACCGAAAACACGGAATTCCTCAGAGTAATACCGGAAGAAGGACCAGCTGCTCAAAATCCCAATGGCGTTAAGAGAGTGATATTCTGCTCCGGCAAAGTCTACTACGACCTGAAAAAGGCGCGCACGGAGAAGCAACTCGACGACAAAGTCGCTATCGCAAGAGTCGAACAG ATCTCGCCCTTCCCGTACGACTTAGTGAAGAAGGAGTCTGCCAAGTATCCCAATGCAGGGTTGATCTGGGCCCAGGAAGAACACAAAAACCAAGGTGGATGGACGTACGTCCAGCCCAGATTCCACACAGCTCTGAACGGAACCCGTTCTGTAAC CGGCGGAAGTGCGTCGGGCAAGAGTGACGGTAGCGGAGGGTGGTTTAGTGGTTGGTTTTCGTCGGCTAAACCAACGACGACAAGCACACCCGAGCCGCAGTCGATAGAATCTGTAAAACCGGTACAGAGAACTGTGAG ATACGTCGGTCGCCCAACGGGAGCTTCGCCAGCGACGGGAAGCAAAATGCAGCACCTGAAGGAGCTGAAACAGCTACTGGACGACTCTTTCGATATCTAA